One genomic segment of Scylla paramamosain isolate STU-SP2022 chromosome 11, ASM3559412v1, whole genome shotgun sequence includes these proteins:
- the LOC135104721 gene encoding required for excision 1-B domain-containing protein-like, which produces MRDQPEVRQEGQEAAALVSRFNQLQEERVLTYRRLEDGHKVYLASGPQYDFPTYRQCVHEATQAFSRVSDGVLEVEAELRKANHTALANIIEAIQECERRKLELTVHQQLARQMVEEVGSGELEQSKVRELRGQLGKVVEDINDLLTELRYEAWGDGEGA; this is translated from the exons ATGCGAG ATCAGCCTGAGGTGCGTcaggaggggcaggaggcgGCCGCCCTAGTGAGCCGCTTCAACCAGCTTCAGGAGGAGCGAGTCTTGACCTATCGCCGCTTGGAGGA TGGCCACAAGGTGTATCTTGCCTCAGGGCCACAGTACGACTTCCCAACCTACCGTCAGTGTGTGCATGAGGCGACCCAGGCCTTCAGTAGGGTGTCTGACGGGGTGctggaggtggaggctgagcTGCGCAAGGCCAACCACACTGCCCTGGCCAACATCATTGAGGCCATCCAGGAGTGTGAGAGGAGAAAGCTGGAGCTG ACGGTTCACCAGCAGCTGGCCAggcagatggtggaggaggtggggagtggAGAGCTGGAGCAGAGCAAAGTGAGGGAGCTGAGAGGACAGTTGGGGAAAGTGGTGGAGGACATCAACGACCTCCTCACTGAACTGCGCTATGAGGCatggggggatggggagggggctTAG